Sequence from the Streptomyces peucetius genome:
CGTCGGCCGAGGGGCGTGCGCCGAGCACGACGACGCGGCCGCTGTCGGCGACGGAGCGTACGACGGGGTGCAGTGCGGCGTGGACCTCCGCCAGGTCGGCGGCGGTGGCGACACCGGTCGCGTCGAGGAGGACGCCGGCCGGGCGGTCCGCCGGGGTGACCGTCTTCGGTCCGAGGTCGGGCAGCGGGCCGTCGAGCCCGGAACGGCCGGCGGTCAGCACGAGCAACGTCCCGTCGAGGGCGGGATGTTCGGGGCTCCAGCGGCGCAACGGGGCCGGCTGCGGGAGACCGAGCCGACGGGTGAGGAAGCGGCCGGGCGCCGTGCCGGTGAAGTTCAGATAGCGGTCGGCCATTGTCTGACTCCCTGCTCGGTCGTAGATTTACTGCTGAGTAAGGTTACTCAAGAGTCAGGAGCTGGTCGAGATGTTGCCGATGATGACCCGGCGCGTAGCGGTGATCGGTGGCAGCCGTATCCCCTTCGCCCGGTCCGACGGCCCCTACGCCACCGCCTCCAACCAGGAGATGCTCGGCGCCGCCCTCGACGGTCTGGTCGAGCGCCACGGCCTGCGGGAGCCGGGCGCGGTCGGAGAGTTCGTGGCAGGCGCCGTCCTCAAGCACAGCCGGGACTTCAACCTCGCCCGCGAGACCGTGCTGGGCTCCGGGCTCGACCCGAGGACCCCCGCGTACGACATCCAGCAGGCCTGCGGCACCGGACTGCAGGCGGTCGTCGCCGTCGCCAACAAGATCGCCCTCGGCGCGATCGAGAGCGGCATCGCGGGCGGCGCCGACACCACCAGCGACGCGCCGCTCGGCGTCAACGACGAACTTCGCCGGATCCTGCTCGAGGCACGGCGCGCGAAGAGCGCCGGCGCCCGGATCAAGGCCCTCTCCCGCGTACGTCCCAGGCACCTCGTCCCCGACATCCCGCAAAACGCCGAGCCGCGCACCGGCCTCTCCATGGGCGAGCACGCCGCGATCACCGCCGCGAAATGGGGCGTCGGCCGCGAAGAGCAGGACCTGCTGGCCGCAACCAGCCACCAGCGGCTAGCCGCGGCGTACGAACGCGGCTTCTTCGACGACCTCGTCGTCCCCTACCGGGGGCTCGAACGCGACCAGAATCTGCGCCCCGGCTCCACGCCGGAGAAGCTCGCCACGCTCAGGACCGTGTACGGCAACGACCGGCCCGGCGCGACGATGACCGCCGGCAACTCGACGCCGCTCACCGACGGCGCGGCGACCGTGCTGCTGGCGAGCGAGGAATGGGCCGAACAGCACGGCCTCCGGCCGCTCGCC
This genomic interval carries:
- a CDS encoding acetyl-CoA C-acetyltransferase, coding for MTRRVAVIGGSRIPFARSDGPYATASNQEMLGAALDGLVERHGLREPGAVGEFVAGAVLKHSRDFNLARETVLGSGLDPRTPAYDIQQACGTGLQAVVAVANKIALGAIESGIAGGADTTSDAPLGVNDELRRILLEARRAKSAGARIKALSRVRPRHLVPDIPQNAEPRTGLSMGEHAAITAAKWGVGREEQDLLAATSHQRLAAAYERGFFDDLVVPYRGLERDQNLRPGSTPEKLATLRTVYGNDRPGATMTAGNSTPLTDGAATVLLASEEWAEQHGLRPLAHLTAYETGAVDHVNGDRAGGDDGLLMAPAYAVPRMLRRAGLGIEDFDLVEIHEAFASQVLATLAAWEKQGLAPVDRERLNVAGSSLATGHPFAATGARIVATLAKLLAEREGPARGLISVCAAGGLGVTAILERA